A window of Pirellula sp. SH-Sr6A contains these coding sequences:
- the bamD gene encoding outer membrane protein assembly factor BamD → MRKTKKLHSLRVNPRTWMVQIVSGIAPQIRWMHFAWVVSLSGCATLGLTKKEDEYDLAKRAIEGYQDAEGNYVRPEGRLAEKQRKSNMPGLLKNVPLIGTRPANPTLAKTQFQQAEETYRQAIDLFKQAQSSPEESRDSQIAAAAELFEKAGKQFDEAGKNWISSYLHQDSLLMAAESYFFAERYPKAEDRYVRLVKDYPRTRYQDHVDKRRMEIGLYWNQFDDQFYHVNFTDKRKPWNDTAKHGIRVLEKMRLDSPTGKLADDVTMELASSHFRNQKWIEALNTYDELIMTYPDSRHLYSAHLLGIKSALESYRGPDYSFDPLDKADKFFRNLKQFPEDYRRDKDEIDRMYTELVNRKAERLYHNAEYRFNKGEAGAARLKCEEIIEKFDQTAFAQPARDMLAKLKEMPDEPTPYLSELTVLFPSRDKTAPLRKPLPEEVIESDRKEREARTARLLESTPVEGGVIRR, encoded by the coding sequence TTGAGGAAGACCAAAAAGCTTCATAGCCTCCGGGTGAACCCTCGCACTTGGATGGTGCAGATCGTGTCTGGGATTGCACCTCAGATTCGATGGATGCATTTCGCCTGGGTCGTTTCGCTTTCCGGCTGCGCGACGCTGGGACTCACCAAGAAAGAGGACGAATACGATCTGGCCAAGCGAGCGATCGAGGGGTACCAAGACGCCGAAGGGAACTACGTGCGTCCCGAGGGGCGACTCGCCGAAAAACAACGGAAGAGCAATATGCCCGGATTGCTCAAAAATGTTCCTTTGATCGGAACCAGGCCCGCCAATCCCACGCTGGCCAAGACGCAGTTTCAACAAGCGGAGGAGACCTATCGCCAGGCCATCGACTTGTTCAAACAAGCGCAAAGTAGCCCGGAAGAGTCCCGTGATTCCCAGATCGCCGCGGCCGCTGAGTTGTTTGAAAAGGCTGGGAAACAGTTCGACGAGGCAGGAAAGAATTGGATCAGCTCCTACCTGCATCAAGACTCGCTTCTCATGGCTGCAGAAAGCTATTTCTTTGCCGAGCGCTATCCCAAGGCAGAAGATCGATACGTCAGGCTGGTGAAAGACTACCCCCGCACACGCTATCAAGACCATGTCGACAAACGGCGGATGGAAATCGGACTCTATTGGAACCAGTTCGATGATCAGTTCTACCATGTGAACTTCACCGACAAACGGAAACCGTGGAATGACACAGCCAAACATGGTATCCGCGTTTTGGAGAAGATGCGGCTCGACAGTCCGACGGGGAAGCTTGCGGATGACGTAACCATGGAACTGGCATCGAGCCATTTCCGAAATCAAAAGTGGATCGAGGCGCTCAATACGTATGACGAGCTCATCATGACATATCCCGATTCCCGACATCTCTACAGCGCTCATTTGCTCGGCATCAAATCCGCACTCGAATCCTATCGAGGCCCCGATTATTCCTTCGATCCGTTGGACAAAGCGGACAAGTTCTTCCGGAATTTGAAACAGTTTCCGGAGGATTATCGCCGCGATAAAGATGAGATCGACCGCATGTACACCGAGTTGGTGAATCGCAAAGCGGAGAGGCTTTATCACAATGCGGAGTATCGATTCAACAAAGGGGAGGCAGGCGCGGCGCGGTTAAAGTGTGAGGAGATCATTGAAAAGTTTGATCAAACCGCCTTTGCACAACCTGCCCGGGATATGCTCGCCAAGCTGAAAGAGATGCCCGATGAACCGACTCCGTATTTGTCCGAGTTGACGGTTCTGTTTCCAAGTCGCGATAAGACCGCTCCGCTCCGCAAACCCCTTCCTGAGGAAGTGATCGAGTCGGACCGCAAAGAGCGCGAAGCGAGAACGGCAAGGCTCTTGGAATCGACTCCCGTCGAAGGCGGAGTGATTCGAAGA
- the recO gene encoding DNA repair protein RecO yields the protein MGLEKSEAILLRSVAWSETSLVVTLFTRTHGKVSAVAKGARRLKSPFENALDLLAKSQIVFIEKLNDTLDILTEAKLVRRFKGGQHSLLSLYAAYYLAELTHVLTENHQPMEEHFDVLDASFVKLDEMEDPAKVVLRFEMEFLRALGHLPTFELCAGCGNSVESGRNRSYLFGIDAGGVLCDSCLAGQRYVLRLREETITFLRMVASDGDGLVDSVGSYRDLSPTTRGEVRFAMEKFITHLADRRLRLMDFLEELKR from the coding sequence ATGGGGTTGGAGAAGTCCGAAGCGATCCTGTTGCGTTCGGTCGCATGGAGCGAAACAAGCTTGGTGGTGACTCTGTTCACCCGCACCCATGGTAAAGTCTCCGCGGTGGCCAAGGGGGCTAGGCGGCTGAAGAGCCCGTTTGAGAACGCGCTCGATTTATTGGCCAAGTCCCAGATTGTCTTCATCGAGAAGCTGAACGATACCCTCGATATTCTTACCGAGGCCAAATTGGTGCGTCGGTTCAAAGGTGGTCAACATTCTTTGCTATCACTCTACGCAGCCTATTACCTCGCTGAGCTGACGCATGTGCTCACCGAGAACCATCAACCCATGGAGGAACATTTCGACGTTCTCGATGCGTCGTTCGTTAAGTTGGATGAAATGGAGGATCCTGCGAAGGTCGTGCTTCGATTTGAGATGGAATTCCTGCGAGCGCTTGGTCATTTACCGACGTTTGAGCTTTGCGCGGGATGCGGGAATTCTGTAGAGTCCGGGCGGAACCGAAGCTACTTGTTCGGAATCGACGCGGGAGGAGTGCTTTGTGATTCTTGCCTCGCAGGTCAACGGTATGTCCTGCGATTGCGCGAGGAGACAATCACTTTCCTGCGAATGGTTGCATCGGACGGCGATGGACTGGTCGACAGCGTGGGTAGTTACCGGGACCTATCCCCCACCACGCGAGGCGAAGTTCGATTTGCGATGGAGAAGTTCATTACCCATTTAGCGGATCGGCGATTGCGACTCATGGATTTCTTGGAGGAACTAAAACGTTGA
- a CDS encoding NAD(+)/NADH kinase — translation MSEHSVASWRSLGREKPRVVVLAAPNRPRVESELPKLLPCIERHAEIVAVDKAFEYDFEHCTSDLVVVLGGDGSILQSARQMKHRQKPVLGVNLGKLGFLAAIQPDKFMNVWPEIAKGHFTLTSHLMLQSDVYRGDELLHSMIGLNEASILGGPPYSMLYIDLFIDAALATTYACDGLIISTPIGSTAHNLSAGGPILRRNLQAFVICPISPHTLTMRPVVDTADRVFDLMLRVDHPTASLVVDGRVVCHLERDMKVRIARADSSFQLIGVPGHDDYQALRDKLGWSGKPRLAE, via the coding sequence GTGTCTGAACACTCCGTTGCATCTTGGAGGTCCCTGGGGCGCGAGAAACCTCGCGTCGTTGTGCTCGCTGCACCGAATCGACCCCGGGTGGAGTCGGAGTTGCCGAAACTGCTGCCTTGCATCGAACGTCATGCCGAAATTGTCGCGGTCGACAAAGCGTTTGAATATGACTTTGAGCATTGCACTTCCGATCTCGTCGTGGTGCTTGGCGGGGACGGGTCGATCCTGCAATCTGCGAGGCAGATGAAGCATCGGCAGAAGCCCGTGTTGGGAGTGAATCTCGGGAAGCTCGGATTCCTGGCGGCGATACAACCCGACAAATTCATGAATGTTTGGCCCGAAATCGCGAAGGGGCATTTCACCCTCACCAGTCATTTGATGTTGCAGAGCGATGTGTATCGCGGAGACGAATTGCTCCATTCGATGATCGGGCTGAACGAAGCGAGTATTCTCGGGGGACCGCCTTATTCAATGCTTTACATCGATCTTTTCATCGACGCAGCCTTGGCCACCACCTATGCGTGCGATGGCTTGATCATCAGTACTCCCATCGGTTCGACGGCGCATAATTTATCCGCAGGGGGACCGATTCTACGCCGAAATCTGCAAGCCTTTGTGATCTGTCCGATCAGTCCCCATACCCTGACGATGCGTCCGGTTGTCGATACGGCGGATCGGGTGTTTGATCTGATGCTCCGAGTCGATCATCCCACCGCGAGCTTGGTCGTCGACGGACGGGTGGTTTGCCATCTAGAACGAGATATGAAGGTTCGCATCGCTCGCGCGGATTCGTCCTTTCAGTTGATCGGTGTCCCTGGGCATGATGACTACCAAGCCTTGAGAGACAAGCTGGGGTGGAGCGGCAAGCCCAGGTTGGCGGAATAA
- the dxs gene encoding 1-deoxy-D-xylulose-5-phosphate synthase, which yields MHELLSKLESSESLHSMSIEQLEQLGSEIRDVLCNLLATRTAHFASNLGVVELCLALHSVFDFRRDRLIWDTGHQIYPHKLITGRYNDFQSIRMKGGLMGYPNPSESEYDLFMTGHAGCSVSTALGLKSGDDLQNEGSRKSIAVIGDGAFPSGIVFEAMNNAGELNSDLIVILNDNKMSICPRVGAVANYLDRLRTNPFYTGLKSEVVKVLNKLPLFGDPAEKLLAQIKEGVKAGMVGGMLFEEFGFRYIGPIDGHDIHLMRKYLEMVKNQKGPTLLHVVTEKGRGYKPAERDPVYFHTPPAFEDEDGSPKVRSTLEKPAFTNFARDAILSQMHKNEKVTVMTAAMCQGNKLEPVRDAFADRFFDVGICESHAVAFAAGQAKTGLRPIVAIYSTFMQRSYDQIFQEVSLQNLPVCMMMDRAGLTGPDGPTHHGVFDIGYMRVFPNIVMMAPGDATEVEPMLEFALQHNGPTSIRYPKSSALTFERPCQPIELGKSETIRWATDGAIIACGAMLQQALAAADLLKQEGIEVAVINARFIKPLDTEMLAQVFEECRFVVTVEEGALMGGFGSAVLETACQHGWDTRSLRTLGLPDRFIEHGERNDLLADLGLDAAGIAVACRTLSARYSDASHAGV from the coding sequence ATGCACGAACTGCTTTCGAAATTGGAGTCCTCTGAATCTCTGCATTCGATGAGCATCGAGCAGCTCGAGCAGTTGGGGAGCGAAATCCGAGATGTGCTCTGCAATCTCTTGGCGACCCGTACCGCTCACTTTGCCTCGAATCTCGGAGTCGTGGAGCTCTGTTTAGCGTTGCATAGTGTTTTCGACTTTCGACGGGATCGATTGATCTGGGACACCGGGCATCAGATCTATCCACATAAATTGATAACCGGTCGTTACAACGATTTTCAGAGCATACGCATGAAAGGGGGATTGATGGGTTACCCCAATCCTTCTGAAAGTGAGTATGACTTGTTTATGACCGGCCATGCCGGCTGTTCCGTATCGACCGCCCTCGGATTGAAGAGCGGCGACGATCTTCAAAATGAAGGAAGTCGAAAGAGCATCGCCGTGATCGGGGACGGAGCATTTCCGTCGGGGATCGTCTTTGAAGCGATGAACAATGCCGGGGAGCTAAACTCGGACTTGATCGTCATCCTCAACGATAACAAGATGTCGATTTGTCCACGCGTCGGTGCGGTCGCCAATTATCTGGATCGTTTGCGAACCAACCCCTTCTATACCGGGCTCAAGAGCGAGGTAGTGAAGGTACTCAACAAGCTCCCGCTGTTCGGCGATCCCGCAGAGAAACTCTTGGCTCAAATCAAAGAGGGGGTCAAGGCGGGGATGGTCGGCGGCATGTTGTTCGAGGAGTTTGGATTCCGCTATATCGGTCCGATCGACGGCCATGACATCCATCTGATGCGAAAGTACTTGGAGATGGTGAAGAATCAGAAAGGTCCGACGTTGCTCCATGTGGTGACCGAGAAAGGGCGAGGATACAAGCCCGCGGAACGGGATCCCGTCTACTTCCATACTCCGCCTGCATTCGAGGACGAAGATGGTTCCCCCAAGGTCCGCTCCACCCTGGAGAAGCCTGCGTTCACCAACTTCGCTCGCGATGCCATCTTGAGCCAGATGCATAAGAATGAAAAGGTGACGGTGATGACCGCGGCCATGTGCCAAGGGAACAAATTGGAACCGGTTCGCGACGCCTTCGCCGATCGCTTTTTTGATGTGGGAATCTGTGAATCGCATGCGGTCGCTTTCGCTGCTGGCCAAGCCAAAACCGGGTTGCGTCCGATCGTTGCCATTTATTCGACCTTCATGCAACGCTCGTACGACCAGATCTTTCAAGAAGTATCGCTGCAGAATCTTCCGGTTTGCATGATGATGGACCGAGCTGGATTGACCGGCCCGGATGGTCCGACGCACCACGGTGTGTTCGATATTGGCTACATGCGCGTTTTCCCGAATATCGTCATGATGGCTCCTGGGGATGCCACCGAAGTAGAACCGATGCTGGAGTTCGCGCTGCAGCACAATGGTCCAACTTCGATCCGCTATCCCAAATCGTCTGCATTGACGTTTGAACGCCCGTGCCAGCCGATCGAGCTTGGGAAATCCGAAACGATTCGTTGGGCGACCGATGGCGCCATCATCGCGTGCGGTGCCATGTTGCAGCAGGCCTTAGCCGCTGCAGATCTTCTCAAGCAAGAGGGGATTGAGGTAGCGGTGATCAATGCGAGATTCATCAAACCGCTCGACACGGAAATGCTTGCACAAGTGTTCGAAGAATGCCGATTTGTCGTGACGGTTGAGGAAGGTGCCTTGATGGGTGGATTTGGTTCGGCAGTTCTGGAGACGGCCTGTCAGCACGGTTGGGATACTCGAAGTCTCCGGACGCTCGGATTGCCCGATCGGTTTATCGAGCATGGTGAAAGGAACGACCTCCTCGCCGATCTAGGCTTGGATGCAGCTGGAATCGCAGTCGCCTGCCGAACTCTCAGCGCTCGTTACTCCGACGCTAGCCACGCGGGAGTGTGA